One Setaria italica strain Yugu1 chromosome II, Setaria_italica_v2.0, whole genome shotgun sequence DNA segment encodes these proteins:
- the LOC101761172 gene encoding protein CDI — MSPAPPPSPLLPPAGEPFRVFVGYDPREHEAYEVCRRSLLRHATMPLDVRPVRQPDLRAAGLYWRARGPTESTEFSFTRFLTPYLAGYRGWALFVDCDFLYLADVADLLAAAAPPGADADRLAVACVKHVYEPAEATKMDGAIQTTYPRKNWSSMVLYNCAHPKNVAALTPDAVSTQTGAFLHRFAWLNDDEIGEVPFVWNFLVGHNRVDPADPATHPRAIHYTCGGPWFERYRDCEFADLWIKEAEELKAEKDKLEDGEKLKLIEDKDAKEQDDNKEEN; from the coding sequence atgtcgccggcgccgccgccgtcgccgcttcTGCCGCCGGCGGGGGAGCCATTCCGCGTGTTCGTGGGGTACGACCCGCGGGAGCACGAGGCGTACGAGGTGTGCCGCCGCAGCCTGCTCCGGCACGCCACCATGCCGCTCGACGTGCGCCCCGTCCGCCAGCCGGACCTCCGCGCCGCGGGGCTCTACTGGCGGGCGCGCGGGCCCACCGAGAGCACCGAGTTCTCCTTCACGCGCTTCCTCACCCCCTACCTCGCGGGCTACCGCGGCTGGGCGCTCTTCGTCGACTGCGACTTCCTCTACCTCGCCGACGTCGccgacctcctcgccgccgccgccccgccgggcgccgacgccgaccgcctcgccgtcgcctgcgTCAAGCATGTGTACGAGCCCGCCGAGGCCACCAAGATGGACGGCGCCATCCAGACGACGTACCCGCGCAAGAACTGGTCCTCCATGGTGCTCTACAACTGCGCCCACCCAAAGAACGTCGCCGCGCTCACGCCCGACGCCGTTAGCACCCAGACCGGCGCATTCCTCCATCGCTTCGCCTGGCTCAACGACGACGAGATCGGGGAGGTGCCCTTCGTCTGGAACTTCCTCGTCGGCCACAACAGGGTcgaccccgccgacccggccacgCACCCCAGGGCCATACACTACACCTGCGGCGGGCCATGGTTCGAGCGATACAGGGACTGCGAGTTCGCCGACCTCTGGATCAAGGAGGCCGAGGAGCTCAAGGCCGAGAAGGACAAGCTCGAGGACGGGGAGAAGCTCAAGCTCATCGAGGACAAGGACGCCAAGGAGCAAGACGACAACAAGGAGGAGAATTGA